The Salvia miltiorrhiza cultivar Shanhuang (shh) chromosome 2, IMPLAD_Smil_shh, whole genome shotgun sequence DNA window CCCTCAAGTGGCCAGTAAGAGCTGTCAGGGGAAGCCAATGACGGCAGCAGTTCAGACTCCAGAGCGGGAAAATTTATGGTGTGATTAAGGAAATGAGAACATAGGCATTTCAACCTTTGGGCATGCTATAGGTTATTGCAATCAATCTGCTGCCAAAAAGTTACCAAAACCACAGCCATCATGCCTCCCCTAACACGATAATCTCATATTCTCAGCTTTCAGCAACAACAAAGATTGGTTTCAGCAGGATTATGGTAATATTGATGCAAGTGATGGAGTTTAGCCAAACCAACCCTTTCACTATTTTTTAAGACAATTAACATTTAACTATCTAAGGCATCTATTATATACTATTATGTTACTAAAAAAGTATATTTATGCTAATTACAAGTTTTACTTTTAAGCACCAGATGATACTAATCTAAAGATTTTTTTATTAGCCTCCAATATTGTTCTTTTCTCTGTTTATAAAGTTGAAAACAATGCTCCAATATCACCTCGAATGACAAAACAGCTATTGAACACGGATGCAACATAATGAGTTACAAAATTTGTCAGCCATGCCCCAAAAGAAAAGTTAATATTAAAACTCATATCTACAGCTCTATATATTCGACTAACTTGCAAATCACAATCAATCAGAGCTCTTAGGCAGCACAgacaagaaaataatttgaagtGACCAACCTGCCTCACAATCAAAGGCTCCTCTTCATGACTAAGTGGTTCACTCAGTATTGTCAAAAAACCATTTCTGTTCCCGTAAACAATATCTGTGAAAGGCCGATCACCAACCTAGAATTTGCATACCCAACATACTATAATCAACAGTCCAAATTTTTAAGCAAACCCTAAAAGAAATATCATGATAAAGAAGCAAAAACAATCACGAGATGGGATCTCACCATAATGAGTCTAGAGGATTCACAGCCAAAGGTGTTTTCAATTTCTTCAGCTGTTCCTGCAGGCTTCTTCATCTCTGGGATAATTTGAACAAACAAAAGCAACAAACTCACTAAGTGGTCCAACATCACCAAAAATCCAACAACTTTTCGACATCATTTAATGCTAAACCCAATTAATACACAGAATTATAAAGATAGAGGCTTTGGGAGTAGAATGATAAAACATACTATGCCTTATGACTTTGATGCCAATTGCATCCTCCAGAGCTCCAGCCTTTCTACCATCAGGGTCATACTCAGACAACCCTAAAACAAAAAACCACACACTTAATTAAGCAAACAAATGAAACCTaaccaaaaatccccaaatcgtTTCAACAAAAATTACCCGCAGAGTTGCTGAAAACAGCGATATTCGAGCCGAACAAAGATTTACACTGCTCAATAGTCGGTCCAAGAGGCGCCCACAAGCTCAAAGAGTAAGGAACAGTGATAGTGTTATCCTTATCAAACACTACACCTTGAAAACCCCTATTTTTCAGCTCAGCCCAATCAATGTACCTGATATCAGGCACGCCAACATGTGGAATCGCTAACTGCTTGTCTTTCGAGAAAATCCCAAAGGAGCAAGCGATGCCTTCGAAATTAATCCGCTGCCCTAATGCGGCTTTCAATTCAGCCCACCCCATGTTCGAAGAAATGCCTGATTGATTATCCACCCCAAATCCCCGCTCCCTTTCACCCTCCCCGAAATGGGGCTCCTGATTTTCGGCGGAAGAGCAAAAATCCTGCAGGAACTCGCTGTTTTCTTGATGATTATGCTTCTGCTTGCTTTCTTGTTCTTTGCTGCAACTATGCGTGGCGGTTAGTGCGACAACGTTATGATTTGTATACTGGGAATTTCGAGGCCTCGAGTTGATCGTGATCTTGCTAGGAATACGATGATGGGGATTGTGGTGGAAGATATTATTGGGAACAGGATAGTAGCAGCAAGTGTGccatgaagaagaaattgaagtggattgcataattaaattaacatgGAATTTCTGcgcttaaatatatattgtatatgGTGAAAATTGCAAAGCTACAAATTCTCGAATTTGGGAAATGGAGGTGAAGCCAAGAATCCAAGGCATCTGAATTCTGAACCTACCCATGGCGGAATGCTTCCAGGTCCATTGGGCTTCTCGAAATCTCAATTTGAggctttcattttttttgagaaatatcACATTTTGAGGCTTACATTTTATTAGCCACATATTTTCATCTTAGTCTTATCGTTAAAGCCTTAAAAgacacgtttttttttttttaatttttttgctctttttatattttaccgAATAAGTGCAGTCGATTATAAAATTCGTTTACTATGGAAGTGGGTCATTTTATGAggataaaattaaacattttacataattttggtgttaatctatctatctatataatatataaaagatgagtttttccctccatcttttccctctcttcttccatcaattttttcattctttttttcttttagtttttcataatttaattcttttgtaaatattgtcaaatttaattcatgattttttttcaatatacaccttaaatttaatactattgtataaaaacatcaaaaataaatttaaaatgaatacgttatgaaaattttaaaatattttattttctcttttttcattaaaattttataactttttatttatgtttgtatatgaaaatatttattatgacgcgtaactctataataataatgtgtaaatgctaattttttttattgaataatttttattatactttatacaaagttgttaatataatttttaaattcaagattttattgaataagtgacgtgaattattttattttatttttagaatatattttatatttattttaatatatcgTTAATTtcaatgttcgtcgtgcatcgcacgaatggacgtTCTAGTTTTGAAATGAAACACTGATTTGGTGGTGTTGGTAGGAATAGTGGAGTAACTCGGTTTATTTGGGTGTGATccgtgaattttatttttataatctaCAATagtttacaaaaagaaaaatgtttaATTAGTATattgaagaatgaaaaaatGTAAATACTTAAATTTACGGTACGCAGTTGATTATTTTCAactaaattataatttgagaaCTATATTCGTACAAAATATTTTGGGTTTATTGAAGTTAGACGTTAcgaataattttataattaataatattatcattgtTTTTATTACTTTTCTATGAATAATACTTTCTATTTTTTCGGAATGTTCTTATTAAGAAATAAATAGCTGTACattacaaaatataataaagatATTTAATGCTCTACTAATTAACATCGTCTTTTGAGTAAAGAGTATACATACGAATGGTGTGGCTCTagtaaaattacaattttcataAGAACGTGAGAGTCACTAAGATTATTGTATTTATTGTAAAATTTAATGCATCTGatgttaaatttattatattaaaaaataaataaaaatttcgtTTAATTTGGGATGCGGACCCAAGTATTGCATTCATCCACCGAGATAATACATGTACCGTAAATCTTAATGATCGAAAGGTTGATAATTTTAAGTatgataaatttttaataaactcttaaatataaatataagtcTAGGAACAATGTTGTAATACAATATAGTTGACCTCATTTCATGAAATGCTTAAGAATATCGATGCAATTATGA harbors:
- the LOC131009079 gene encoding phosphatidylglycerophosphate phosphatase 1, chloroplastic/mitochondrial-like isoform X2, which codes for MQSTSISSSWHTCCYYPVPNNIFHHNPHHRIPSKITINSRPRNSQYTNHNVVALTATHSCSKEQESKQKHNHQENSEFLQDFCSSAENQEPHFGEGERERGFGVDNQSGISSNMGWAELKAALGQRINFEGIACSFGIFSKDKQLAIPHVGVPDIRYIDWAELKNRGFQGVVFDKDNTITVPYSLSLWAPLGPTIEQCKSLFGSNIAVFSNSAGLSEYDPDGRKAGALEDAIGIKVIRHKMKKPAGTAEEIENTFGCESSRLIMVGDRPFTDIVYGNRNGFLTILSEPLSHEEEPLIVRQVRLLEVALIQRWSKKGIMPISHKLVPDPAKCVKDVPI
- the LOC131009079 gene encoding phosphatidylglycerophosphate phosphatase 1, chloroplastic/mitochondrial-like isoform X1, which produces MQSTSISSSWHTCCYYPVPNNIFHHNPHHRIPSKITINSRPRNSQYTNHNVVALTATHSCSKEQESKQKHNHQENSEFLQDFCSSAENQEPHFGEGERERGFGVDNQSGISSNMGWAELKAALGQRINFEGIACSFGIFSKDKQLAIPHVGVPDIRYIDWAELKNRGFQGVVFDKDNTITVPYSLSLWAPLGPTIEQCKSLFGSNIAVFSNSAGLSEYDPDGRKAGALEDAIGIKVIRHKMKKPAGTAEEIENTFGCESSRLIMVGDRPFTDIVYGNRNGFLTILSEPLSHEEEPLIVRQVGHFKLFSCLCCLRALIDCDLQVSRIYRAVDMSFNINFSFGAWLTNFVTHYVASVFNSCFVIRGDIGALFSTL
- the LOC131009079 gene encoding phosphatidylglycerophosphate phosphatase 1, chloroplastic/mitochondrial-like isoform X3, whose protein sequence is MQSTSISSSWHTCCYYPVPNNIFHHNPHHRIPSKITINSRPRNSQYTNHNVVALTATHSCSKEQESKQKHNHQENSEFLQDFCSSAENQEPHFGEGERERGFGVDNQSGISSNMGWAELKAALGQRINFEGIACSFGIFSKDKQLAIPHVGVPDIRYIDWAELKNRGFQGVVFDKDNTITVPYSLSLWAPLGPTIEQCKSLFGSNIAVFSNSAGLSEYDPDGRKAGALEDAIGIKVIRHKMKKPAGTAEEIENTFGCESSRLIMVGDRPFTDIVYGNRNGFLTILSEPLSHEEEPLIVRQLRI